From the genome of Mustela erminea isolate mMusErm1 chromosome 3, mMusErm1.Pri, whole genome shotgun sequence:
caattaacacatactttgtatattaaatgtattaaaaaatatatatttgcaataaagtaagctagagaaaagaaaatattaagaaaatcataaggagaaCACATCTGTAGTACTGTATTTATTGCAAAAAGTCCACTTATAAGCAGACCTGTGTGGTTCAAACTTGggtttttcaagggtcaactatattaTTATCGTTGCCACTTTACAcaggaggaaactaaggctcagagcaGTCAAGCGACTTCTGCAGTCGActagtatttattaagtgcctactggGTGGCAAGCACTCTTCTAGACCTGGGGCTgcagacttgcccaaggttacacagcgaGTAGGTGGTGAAATTGGAGTCCACTCCAGCTGTCTGACTGCAGAGCTGAAGCTCTTATGCACAATGCAGTCTTGAAGGCACAGTGATCTTCTCAAGGGTCCTGTTTTCCAACCAGACCCTGAGGGGTGGCACCTGGGcagtgtggggaagggggaacGTCATCAGGGCTTGTGTTATCTCTGCAGTTCTCACGGTCACTGGGGAACCCTGCTACTTCCCCTTCCAGTACAACCGGCAGCTGTACCATAAATGTATCCACAGGGGCCGGCCCGGCCCCCGGCCCTGGTAAGACTACCCAGAAAGGGTGGGAGCCGGGGCCTGTGGAAGATGGAGCCTGCCCATCCTTCTGTCCCCGGAAGCCTGCTTGGAGAGAGGGGCTCTgacaggggaaggcagaggagggaagcTTCATCTCTTTCTACAGGTGTGCTACCACCCCCAACTTCGAGCAGGACCAGCAATGGGGATACTGCCTGGAGCCCAAGAAAGTGCAAGGTGCTACACACAGCCTTTGGGGTGGCCCGgggccctctcctccccactagTTACTCTCCTGGGTGTCATTAGCACCTATACACCTGGTATTTTGGTCCCATCCAGACCCGTCCCTCCCTCTGGAGGGGAAGGTTCTAAGAGAAGGTAGCCCCATTTTGCAGGTAGGTAAACTAAAGCATGGAAAGTTGGGAGTGCCAAGGTCACAAGACAAGCAGGTTTGGGTAGGGACTTGGCCCCCCAGACCCCGGCTGTCTGACTCAGGCTCTCCACTCTTCCTTTCACTGTGTCCATCTCTCAGACCACTGCAGCAAACACAGCCCCTGCCAGAAGGGAGGGACCTGTGTGAACATGCCACATGGCCCACACTGTATCTGTCCAGAACACTTCACTGGGAAGCACTGCGAGAGAGGTAAGGAGATGGTGAAGTCAGGGGAGAGGATCCTGGGGAAATAGGGCAGTCCTGGGCCTACTGGTTTCTGGATCCCCAGGGACTGGGCAAGATCCCAGCCTCTCCTGAGACCACTGCTCCCGCTCCTCTGTCCCCAGAGAAGTGTTTTGAGCCTCAGCTTCTTCAGTTCTTCCACGAGAAAGAAATATGGCATAGGCTCGAGCCAGCAGGTGTGGCCAAGTGCCAGTGCAAGGGTCCTGAGGCCCACTGCAAGCTGCTGGCCACCCAGGGTGAGTGGATGGGTCGAGAACTGGCCTGGGAGGAAAGCTGAAGGTCGGGAAGAGCAGCTGTTAGGAAATGGGGTGGCGTGTCCAAGGAAAGGGAAATTCTCTGTGGGGTCTTTGGGCCCAGAGGTGGCTCAGTGCCCTCCATCTGCCAGTCTGCCGCACCAACCCCTGCCTCAACGGGGGCAGCTGCTTAGAAGCGGAGGGCCACCTACTGTGCCGTTGCCCGGCTGGCTACGCTGGACGCATGTGCGACGTGGGTGAGTGGTGGGTGAGTCGGGATCTTGGGGGACGCAGAAGCTCCGCCCCCAGGTAGGAAGGGCTCCGGGAGCGGGAGTCGggtgagtggggaaaggggctgAGAGGGTGGTGGGAAGCCATACCGCCTCCCGACTGCAAggagcctcctccctccccagacaCTGAGGCGCACTGCTACGAAGGCCGCGGGCAGGACTACCGCGGTAGAGCCGCGACTGCGCTCTCGGGTGCCCGGTGTCGACCGTGGGTCTCCGAGGCCACCTATCAGAAAGTGACTGCAGAGCAAGAGCTTAACTGGGGATTGGGCAACCATGCCTTCTGCCGGTGCTCTGGATGGGGCGGGTAGGGCGtccccctctgccccagggcCCTCTGCGGCTCCTCGCGCTTTAACAGCGCCCCCTACCGCGGTTGTAGGAACCCGGACAATGACACCCGCCCGTGGTGCTTCGTGTGGAGTGGCGACCGGCTGAGCTGGGAATATTGCCGCCTGGCACGGTGCCGGGCCCCAAACCTGGCGGCTCCTCAGAACCTGTCTCCAAGCCGGGTTCCCTCTGGGCACCCGGACCTTCCCTTGCCCTCGCTTTTGGCACTGCAGAAGCCTCAGCCCCCGACCCCAGGTAGTTGGGAAGGGGCGGGAAATCGGAGGGTGCACGGCGAGCTACCTTCCAGCCCTTGGTGGGTCTCCCAGCACTCAGCCTGAGCTGCTCCCACAGCCTCGGGCGCCACGCCGGAGCAGCCCATTTCTGTGCCCAGTTCGGGCTGCGGACAGCGGCTCCGGAAACGGCTGTCCTCTCTGAGCCGCGTCGTCGGGGGCCTAGTGGCCCTGCCTGGGGCGCACCCCTACATCGCCGCGCTGTACTGGCGCCACAATTTCTGCGCGGGAAGCCTCATCGCCTCCTGCTGGGTGCTGACGGCAGCTCACTGCCTGCAGAACCGGCGAGTCCCCGCCCGGACCCTCAGCTCCTGGCTCCTACGTGCCCGGCTcccgcgcgccccccgccccaacccttGCCCTACCTCCCCgcacccttccccagccccccagaaGGAAGCTGAAACCCAGCAAAGGGCTCAGGAGCAGAAGATAAATGGCCTGCCCTGAGaacgctccccacccccccgcaccccctccgCCTGCAGGCCGGCGCCTGAGGAGCTGACGGTGGTGCTCGGCCAGGACCGCCATAACCAGAGCTGCGAGCAGTGCCAGACGCTGGCCGTGCGCGCGTACAGCCTGCACGAGGCCTTCTCGCCCATCACCTACCAGCACGACCTGGGTGCGTGGGGGCGCCCCGGCGGCGACCAGGGGAAAAGCGTGGGGGAGGGCTCTGAGTCCTGGCGTCGGGGTCTCACCCTCCTCCCCGCTTGGGTTAGCGCTGCTGCGCCTGCAGGAGACAGCGGACGGCCACTGCGCGCTCCCATCGCCTTTCGTTCAGCCGGTGTGCCTGCCGAGCGGCGCTGCCAGCCCAGCCGAGCCCGAGGCCGCGCTCTGCGAGGTGGCCGGCTGGGGCCACCAGTTCGAGGGTAGGCAGAACGGCTGGGGTTGGTAGGGACACCTCTGGCCACTGGGGTAGGCGAGAGAAACCCGCAGTTTGGGTACCACTGGGGACAGGTGGCGCTGACCTGGTGGGTTGGGAGGACTCGCAGGGCCCCTGTCTCTGCAGTCATTCCCTTCCTGCCAGGGCCTGGGCTTCAGTGCTTGGTGGGGGCGTCTCCTAAGGGGTACA
Proteins encoded in this window:
- the F12 gene encoding coagulation factor XII isoform X2; the protein is MRTLLFLGSLLGSLESALLIPPWKAPKEHKHRKDEHTVVLTVTGEPCYFPFQYNRQLYHKCIHRGRPGPRPWCATTPNFEQDQQWGYCLEPKKVQDHCSKHSPCQKGGTCVNMPHGPHCICPEHFTGKHCEREKCFEPQLLQFFHEKEIWHRLEPAGVAKCQCKGPEAHCKLLATQVCRTNPCLNGGSCLEAEGHLLCRCPAGYAGRMCDVDTEAHCYEGRGQDYRGRAATALSGARCRPWVSEATYQKVTAEQELNWGLGNHAFCRNPDNDTRPWCFVWSGDRLSWEYCRLARCRAPNLAAPQNLSPSRVPSGHPDLPLPSLLALQKPQPPTPASGATPEQPISVPSSGCGQRLRKRLSSLSRVVGGLVALPGAHPYIAALYWRHNFCAGSLIASCWVLTAAHCLQNRPAPEELTVVLGQDRHNQSCEQCQTLAVRAYSLHEAFSPITYQHDLALLRLQETADGHCALPSPFVQPVCLPSGAASPAEPEAALCEVAGWGHQFEGAGEYSSFLQEAQVPLIPSERCSAPEVHGASFTPGMLCAGFLEGGTDACQGDSGGPLVCEDDATESQLILRGIISWGSGCGDRYKPGVYTDVASYLTWIQEHINS
- the F12 gene encoding coagulation factor XII isoform X1 — protein: MRTLLFLGSLLGSLESALLIPPWKAPKEHKHRKDEHTVVLTVTGEPCYFPFQYNRQLYHKCIHRGRPGPRPWCATTPNFEQDQQWGYCLEPKKVQDHCSKHSPCQKGGTCVNMPHGPHCICPEHFTGKHCEREKCFEPQLLQFFHEKEIWHRLEPAGVAKCQCKGPEAHCKLLATQVCRTNPCLNGGSCLEAEGHLLCRCPAGYAGRMCDVDTEAHCYEGRGQDYRGRAATALSGARCRPWVSEATYQKVTAEQELNWGLGNHAFCRCSGWGGNPDNDTRPWCFVWSGDRLSWEYCRLARCRAPNLAAPQNLSPSRVPSGHPDLPLPSLLALQKPQPPTPASGATPEQPISVPSSGCGQRLRKRLSSLSRVVGGLVALPGAHPYIAALYWRHNFCAGSLIASCWVLTAAHCLQNRPAPEELTVVLGQDRHNQSCEQCQTLAVRAYSLHEAFSPITYQHDLALLRLQETADGHCALPSPFVQPVCLPSGAASPAEPEAALCEVAGWGHQFEGAGEYSSFLQEAQVPLIPSERCSAPEVHGASFTPGMLCAGFLEGGTDACQGDSGGPLVCEDDATESQLILRGIISWGSGCGDRYKPGVYTDVASYLTWIQEHINS